A single genomic interval of Cucumis sativus cultivar 9930 chromosome 7, Cucumber_9930_V3, whole genome shotgun sequence harbors:
- the LOC101216108 gene encoding uncharacterized protein LOC101216108 isoform X2: MNEFDYARSFLRKQEWQARSVTVNNVLMHFQRSKVDKVENDANKEGEVLREVSLRSEMGKNSTIDCKRTEYVEDTTDSNWRSELAWLTKALEPALQLYKWALSSGDGNPHRSRSVSEIIASIQRSKTGIQDWSLSDLTIGLCLIYLRQASTNPLEDLKGVQISSNATVEDLIYFVELAEGSYKNSTAMLAKTTMLRECNILKFVKNSSVMRPGYYIGVDTRKKLVIFGIRGTHTVYDLITDIITTSDRDVTFEGYSTHFGTSESARWFLQNEIGMIRRCLEKYQGFRLRLVGHSLGGAIASLLAVMLRKKSKKELGFSPDIVSAIGFATPPCVSRKLAESCADYVTTVVMQDDVIPKLSVASLTRLRIEILQTDWMSLIDKEDWKSIIGLVTNAKQVVTSVQDVAQKLADYAKFTSKKKSDDNNKKESDVASGSPRSHATTSLQRATAAQIKAARCKISDELFIPGTVYYLKRHVESTPEYFSLWKRHPDEHFQQIVLSNIILSDHKCDSHYYALRDVLKGLPIPSCSNEGILP; the protein is encoded by the exons ATGAACGAGTTTG ATTATGCCAGAAGTTTTCTCAGGAAACAGGAGTGGCAGGCAAGATCTGTAACTGTGAATAATGTTCTTATGCATTTTCAGAGATCAAAAGTAGATAAGGTGGAAAATGATGCGAATAAAGAAGGTGAAGTTTTACGTGAAGTTTCTTTAAGGTCAGAAATGGGAAAGAATAGCACAATAGATTGTAAGCGTACTGAGTATGTTGAAGATACAACTGATAGTAACTGGAGGTCTGAGCTTGCTTGGTTGACAAAAGCTCTCGAACCAGCTTTGCAATTGTATAAGTGGGCACTGTCATCAG GGGACGGAAATCCACATAGAAGTCGTTCTGTTTCAGAAATCATTGCGAGTATCCAGCGGAGTAAGACAGGAATCCAGGATTGGAGCTTGAGTGATCTTACAATTGGATTATGCCTTATATATCTCCGTCAAGCTTCAACAAATCCGTTGGAGGATCTTAAGGGTGTCCAGATCTCTTCAAATGCGACT GTCGAAGATCTTATCTACTTCGTTGAACTAGCTGAGGGTTCTTATAAAAATTCGACAGCTATGCTTGCGAAAACCACCATGCTTAGAGAGTGCAACATATTGAAGTTTGTTAAAAATTCCAGTGTTATGAGGCCTGGTTATTATATAGGGGTTGATACAAGAAAGAAACTTGTAATCTTTGGAATTCGAGGAACGCATACAGTATATGATCTCATCACTGATATTATTACAACAAGTGATAGAGATGTGACATTTGAAGGATATTCTACGCACTTCGGCACATCTGAATCTGCTCGGTGGTTTCTTCAGAATGAGATCGGAATGATAAGAAGATGCTTGGAGAAATATCAG GGTTTTAGGTTAAGGCTGGTGGGTCATTCCCTTGGTGGAGCTATAGCTTCGTTGCTAGCTGTAATGCTTCGTAAGAAGTCAAAAAAGGAGCTTGGATTTAGCCCTGATATTGTTTCTGCCATTGGATTTGCAACACCTCCTTGTGTTTCAAGGAAACTTGCTGAGAGCTGTGCTGACTATGTTACCACCGTTGTGATGCAG GATGATGTTATCCCTAAACTAAGTGTAGCTTCTCTAACAAGGCTAAGGATTGAAATTCTGCAAACTGATTG GATGAGTTTGATAGATAAAGAAGACTGGAAAAGTATCATTGGCTTGGTCACAAATGCAAAGCAGGTAGTTACATCAGTACAAGATGTTGCTCAAAAACTTGCTGATTATGCCAAGTTCACAAGCAAGAAAAAATCTG atgataacaataaaaaagagtCAGATGTGGCCTCTGGATCTCCTCGGTCACACGCTACCACTTCACTGCAGAGGGCTACCGCTGCTCAAATCAAAGCTGCAAGATGTAAAATTTCGGATGAACTATTCATACCAGGGACAGTGTATTATCTGAAGAGGCATGTGGAAAGTACTCCAGAATACTTCTCTCTGTGGAAGCGGCATCCTGATGAACATTTCCAGCAAATAGTGCTCTCAAACATCATTCTTTCGGATCATAAATGTGATAGCCACTACTATGCTTTGAGGGATGTACTTAAAGGCCTACCAATACCATCATGCAGCAATGAAGGTATTCTCCCATAA
- the LOC101216108 gene encoding uncharacterized protein LOC101216108 isoform X1, with the protein MATGTARRILLHNFHYARSFLRKQEWQARSVTVNNVLMHFQRSKVDKVENDANKEGEVLREVSLRSEMGKNSTIDCKRTEYVEDTTDSNWRSELAWLTKALEPALQLYKWALSSGDGNPHRSRSVSEIIASIQRSKTGIQDWSLSDLTIGLCLIYLRQASTNPLEDLKGVQISSNATVEDLIYFVELAEGSYKNSTAMLAKTTMLRECNILKFVKNSSVMRPGYYIGVDTRKKLVIFGIRGTHTVYDLITDIITTSDRDVTFEGYSTHFGTSESARWFLQNEIGMIRRCLEKYQGFRLRLVGHSLGGAIASLLAVMLRKKSKKELGFSPDIVSAIGFATPPCVSRKLAESCADYVTTVVMQDDVIPKLSVASLTRLRIEILQTDWMSLIDKEDWKSIIGLVTNAKQVVTSVQDVAQKLADYAKFTSKKKSDDNNKKESDVASGSPRSHATTSLQRATAAQIKAARCKISDELFIPGTVYYLKRHVESTPEYFSLWKRHPDEHFQQIVLSNIILSDHKCDSHYYALRDVLKGLPIPSCSNEGILP; encoded by the exons ATGGCTACTGGAACTGCAAGGCGCATTCTTCTTCACAACTTCC ATTATGCCAGAAGTTTTCTCAGGAAACAGGAGTGGCAGGCAAGATCTGTAACTGTGAATAATGTTCTTATGCATTTTCAGAGATCAAAAGTAGATAAGGTGGAAAATGATGCGAATAAAGAAGGTGAAGTTTTACGTGAAGTTTCTTTAAGGTCAGAAATGGGAAAGAATAGCACAATAGATTGTAAGCGTACTGAGTATGTTGAAGATACAACTGATAGTAACTGGAGGTCTGAGCTTGCTTGGTTGACAAAAGCTCTCGAACCAGCTTTGCAATTGTATAAGTGGGCACTGTCATCAG GGGACGGAAATCCACATAGAAGTCGTTCTGTTTCAGAAATCATTGCGAGTATCCAGCGGAGTAAGACAGGAATCCAGGATTGGAGCTTGAGTGATCTTACAATTGGATTATGCCTTATATATCTCCGTCAAGCTTCAACAAATCCGTTGGAGGATCTTAAGGGTGTCCAGATCTCTTCAAATGCGACT GTCGAAGATCTTATCTACTTCGTTGAACTAGCTGAGGGTTCTTATAAAAATTCGACAGCTATGCTTGCGAAAACCACCATGCTTAGAGAGTGCAACATATTGAAGTTTGTTAAAAATTCCAGTGTTATGAGGCCTGGTTATTATATAGGGGTTGATACAAGAAAGAAACTTGTAATCTTTGGAATTCGAGGAACGCATACAGTATATGATCTCATCACTGATATTATTACAACAAGTGATAGAGATGTGACATTTGAAGGATATTCTACGCACTTCGGCACATCTGAATCTGCTCGGTGGTTTCTTCAGAATGAGATCGGAATGATAAGAAGATGCTTGGAGAAATATCAG GGTTTTAGGTTAAGGCTGGTGGGTCATTCCCTTGGTGGAGCTATAGCTTCGTTGCTAGCTGTAATGCTTCGTAAGAAGTCAAAAAAGGAGCTTGGATTTAGCCCTGATATTGTTTCTGCCATTGGATTTGCAACACCTCCTTGTGTTTCAAGGAAACTTGCTGAGAGCTGTGCTGACTATGTTACCACCGTTGTGATGCAG GATGATGTTATCCCTAAACTAAGTGTAGCTTCTCTAACAAGGCTAAGGATTGAAATTCTGCAAACTGATTG GATGAGTTTGATAGATAAAGAAGACTGGAAAAGTATCATTGGCTTGGTCACAAATGCAAAGCAGGTAGTTACATCAGTACAAGATGTTGCTCAAAAACTTGCTGATTATGCCAAGTTCACAAGCAAGAAAAAATCTG atgataacaataaaaaagagtCAGATGTGGCCTCTGGATCTCCTCGGTCACACGCTACCACTTCACTGCAGAGGGCTACCGCTGCTCAAATCAAAGCTGCAAGATGTAAAATTTCGGATGAACTATTCATACCAGGGACAGTGTATTATCTGAAGAGGCATGTGGAAAGTACTCCAGAATACTTCTCTCTGTGGAAGCGGCATCCTGATGAACATTTCCAGCAAATAGTGCTCTCAAACATCATTCTTTCGGATCATAAATGTGATAGCCACTACTATGCTTTGAGGGATGTACTTAAAGGCCTACCAATACCATCATGCAGCAATGAAGGTATTCTCCCATAA